The genomic stretch aatatatatttcattaaattgtacatataaatatgaaaagaatttcttaaatagatgagtatatctatatgtgaatctttttttaggatttatcatataataatttaagtaaattaCCTATTGGAATGGGATATTTAGTgcgattaattacattaaatttaagtcACAATATGATTAAAGAGTTACCACCGGATATAACGAATATGAGATGTAAGTTTTACATTAACAATGAAGCagtctatatttttcaataattattttactattttatcaatgtttatattatattttgatatgaatagcattaaaaatatttgatgtgaGCTTTAATCAGTTGGAGATATTACCACCATTAGGTGAATTACGAAAagcagaaaaaattatgttgcaATCCAacaatttgaagaaatttccGAACATATCAGGTTGTTCAGCTTTAACAGTATTGCATTTGGATAACAATAACATTCCTGTATGTGttaatgtacatttatattatagattaaattgAGATCAAAATTCaactttatgtataaaatgttttatcaagataattttttcttttgacttGCAGGAGATTGATTCGCAATGCTTAGAAACAGcaggatatttaaaaaagcttacattacaaaataataaaattgaagtaaTACCTGAAGAgacaatcaaattaataaatttagaagtTCTTGATTTatcacataataatatatctttgtatgttttatatatatattttcttttgtttgaattattttatatatttaaactatttgttataaatggattattaatatatttttacagagtACCTTTCTGCATCGGCATATTGCCCAATCTAAAACAGTTCGCAATTAAagggaataatataaaaaacataagagCAGATATAATCCAATGTGGTACACCTCGGATCTTGACACACATACGTCAGATTACAGAtagtacaaatataaataccaGAGGATTATTACAATCTAGTACTAATGTTAGCATTTACCCTGAtaagtatgtaaatattaattaattctattaattgtgtgtatgtgtaatcattttttaaatatatttattatatttaaaaaaaatatctatagaatattgaaaatgtatgTTTGTGTTGTATGTTATTCAATTTgacaataatgatatttaacaatactgaatgaaattaaatgtatataatgatatacagatatatgatGAAGAATACAAAACTGCTCAGCTTAGCTGGCCAAAATCTTCTGGACTTACCAGAAGAAGTCTTAGAAAATGCAATTGAAGCTTCTATCACGACCATTGATTTAAGTAGGAACAAATTATCAGAATTATCTGACAAAATGTCAATAGTCACTACAGTGATAGATCTGAAATTAACTTCAAATCATTTAACACACTTACCTGAATGGATTGGTGAAAAGTACAAATATCTACAAGTTTTAGacataagtaaaaattatttaaaatctttaccATTGAGCATTAGTCACCTAAGATATTTGCAACATGTTGATCTTTCATTCAACAggtattataaacataatattgatagagagatttatgcaatttgtttgcaaaatatcttttttaagatataaatttatacatgtatctattttgtatatttttttatcattttcttataatataaatttctatagatTTACTGACATACCAGAAGCTATTTATGATGTTGTATCTTTGGAAAGTTTAATTGCTAATGATAACGTAATTGCAACAATAGATGTTTcatctttagaaaaattaaaaaagctagCCATCTTAAATCTGGCAAATAATAACATTGCTCATGTGCCACCTGAACTTGGTAACTTAAAAAACCTAAggtaacaaatatttcatatcttaaaatatacttatttggatattcttttttttttaattctagcATCATATCtgcaaattcatttttatacaacattatgatcatttataaatatatttttttcaggaatATATCATTGTCTGGAAATTGTTTCAAGTATCCCAGACAagcaattttaatgaaagatacAGAGTACATACTAAGCTACCTACGCAATTTAATACCTcaataaggaaataaaatagcatataaaaaattgtattaatctgcaaatttattttaacaacattttcgtttatatgtaatttgaaattatatgatacatgGGTAAATGTGTAtagacataatataaatttgcaagaaGAGAAATATCATTCAATCAAATATACCAAACCTATAGTGCATAGTGCATGTGACCTCGGCCGATAAAACGATACACTAAAGGAATAAGGATAGCGTGATTGTCGATTCTTTTCTATCCTTTCTCTTTGCGTGCACCGCGATGCAATGGTGTTTGTACGTATATGGACATACACCTATACATCGAGACtgagaatttatttctcagCATTGGTAACTCTGAAACCAGAGTTTCGCATTGTCACCACGCGAGGCCTCCAATATCAATTTGGAATTAGAGTCCCTATATATAGGGACTCTATTCGGAGTTTGCCGGTTACCCGTCACTCCTAAAGTccctatacatatgtatagagACTTTAGTCACTCGGTCACTCCTGCCGGGAGCCAGCCAGAAGTCGGAAGTCAGAATATATTCTGTTATCATCGCATTCCGGGGATTTACACATTGTACTTGATTGCACTTACTCTATATACGTCATACATTTAGAGACGATAagttgcaattatttaatttatcagtaaaaattgtaatatatccCTTGAAAAACGGAAATCtgttaagaaataaagaatataattagagCAAAGTAAAAGgtatcgtatttatatattgtgatattaCATAGATACATACATTGTTCAACGAGATTGCCTCGATTACAATTGatcataaacattaaatttattttatgtttttctttatttctgtaTTTGAAATGAATTAAGTATGGTATATATTCCGTTTTGTTTTCTTCTGGCTTGGAAAacaaaacagaataaaaataaagtatgtaaaatttgcaattaaaaccactagattgttttattaaacaatattttttttttaaagtaatttatacaCTTCCAATTTAAGaactattgaatattttttgaatagataaaattctctatgataaattgatttaaaatcaaaaatatggcATCTTATGAAGAAGATGAggaaataagtataaaagtaAAGCTTTTGCGATTACATTGTCCATTTACTTACAAGGGAATACAAGACAGTACGATAAAGCATTCCATATTAtacatcaataataaaattgtagatcATGAAAATGATACAATTGAAGATGAAACATCTTGTCCTTTAGAACTGTTGATAAAATCTttgtttaaatgttataaagcTGTAATAAGTGCAGATCATGatgaagcaaaaaaaaatattacaaaagcaGAAGATGTATTAATGGAGATTCAACAAGGGTATgatgcataatatttattttaatattttgaagtttcttgtttctttttactatatatttatattaagaattattgtaGGCAAGAATTATGCCGAACATCAAGAGCAATTGAACATGTTTTTTATTCaactaaatgtttttttttatatgaatttgaaGAAGATTCTATTCTgttaaaagagattttagaaaatattgatgatacagaaaaattcaataatgaaGAACTTGGTGCCTTATATGGTTGCGAAAGCGTTACTTGGTCTTGTTTAAATGATTATGGGATAAAAAATGCGATTAATATGGCTAAGAaagcaatagaaaaaaatcaagattgtGCATTATGGCATTTTATTCTTGGGAAGAATCTCAGGCGTCAAAGGCGTTCCATAAATATTTCGGCTGAAGTGTCAGctgaggaaaaaaaacattttgaaatagCATATGCTATTTCTAAGAATGATGTAtttggaatttattatttacaaatgcgTATGgagactttttataaatatgtgagAGGAAGAGatcattttataagaaaaactaataatgaaaaacaagTATTGCAAATCGCCAAAGAAATTGTTAAACGTAGACCAACAAATTATAGAGTTTTGCTAAAGTTAGCTCTTATGTTTCTACGTGCAAATGTTTCAGATGAAACATTGTTAGCGAAAGAATGTCTAGATGCTGTAAAAGAAATTGCACCAAATAATACTACATATCTGCATTATACTGCAATGTTATACGAGCAGTGCGGGGATTATAAGGTTAGCATGATAAACAAATGATaacatcaatttaataatataatgatgatattaaatttattatatcattgcaaaaaaattcatgagaagagataaacattaaattttgatttctaaaatctgtttaaaaattgGTAACAATAATGAGGAGTAATAATTAGAGGTCAAGCTATATAATTTAGTCCTATATTATACaaggatttttatttcaataactattaaatccaatataaaatctttaaatattaatactctAGAGAAATATACGCTTGCAGccacatatatcatatatacaattcttattcatttattaatactcCACTAGATTGTTTTAACAACCAATTACTTCTTtcttgcaaaagaaaaaaaagtttaatatatatatagtgtatttTTAGgaagctataaaatattttaaaaaggctGCCGAAGGTTATAACTTTGTAGCAGAACTTGCTTATATACAATTTGGTTGGGAAACTGCAGAGCTGGAACCTTTGCCGCATTTATTGCGAATGTTGAAGAAATATGAACATGTAATCAAAGAGCGACAAATTGCTCTGCTTTTAGCTGTTGCAGTTACTTATTATTCTCTCCATAAGGATATAACAAATGcagcagaatattttttaaaggctCTTATAATAGATCCACGGAATAATAAGTTTAAggtttatattgaaatatatatagtctcctatatttatatatgaaatgttaaaaagaaaattcaaattgtaatAGGATAAATCTCACAAAatcgagtaaaaaaatttcttgaaaacatggatcaaaaaataaaatctattagaattaaaagcaatttttggTTTTGATAAAGTAATTTGCTTGTTTGTATTTATtgcatgcaataaaaataaaaaattattttatagattcttATTTTGAGGTTTGCAAAAAGTATACATGTCTTTTACatatgctttatatttttgtatcacaattgcaaatttattcaaaataaaataatatattattttttcttataaaatgtatgtgaaCATGAAAGAAAAGTACATAAAACATCTTTTATAActtatacatgcatacatccacatgtatatatacatacacatacatacatatattattaaactgaCAAGCAAAAAATTGCttctatttatgatataaatagttgctttttcaacttatatttatgaagcattttttaatcaatttaatattttatatttagtattttataaaatcctgAAATTGTTtagaattgtaaatatatgtatatacatatatggatatatatattatatcaaatatatatagatatgcattaataatagaattaattatgcaataataaatcatgaaatattttgaaataattaaaactttgtttttgttttagaCATACTACAAATATCTTGATTTTAATACTCCAagtatttcatcttttttaaacGATCAATTTTGCCCTCTACTCGAGAGGAAGAATTCTCGAGAGACgagtcaaaaaataaaaaatcttttaaatgtaaGGGACGTAACCACTGACGATGTAACTAATTTATCAGAAGAATTTGGAAACCTTTGTGCAAATGACAAAACAGGACaatctgaataaaatatttagttacaAATGATGATTGCCTAAACATTacgtaaattacattttaattatgttttaattatgttttaaatattttaattatgttttggtGCAATACTTTGTTATTGACTTTGCAcacaattgaattttatttttaagtataaactatgttaaatatagtatattaatatatataccaaaattgtaatattaaatataaataatatgtttaaataataatagttataattatcatatacctaaatttttttactgagAGAATAAagtgtattaataaatgttacgaatctaaatttatgcatatttttctttgaatttaaaaaaaagtgcgCAATTTCCACCAATAACTATATTAGCGACCGACTTCAGTATGCTTGAAACGCGCGTCGTGCACAcaaaattccaaaattttttcagaGCACGATGAACGTTCCAGATTTTTTTCGGAACACGGTGAAAGGTATTACCGGTGTAGAAGTGAAAATATATGACGGAGGAGTTTGTGTCTATGAACTCGAGACTATTCAATCCAACAAGAATAATCTAAGAATATTACTGCAGAATTTACGAGACATGCAATCGAAtgtcaatgtttttttaaccACACTAATTCAACAGCGAGAGCGGATTAGCGGAGAACAAAGTAATTATAGATACAATAATGATGtcgaattaatcttttttttctttttcttcttcttcacaTAGTCTATAAATTTCACTCGATTTGCGTAGAAACGACAAATCGATCAATTTTCTCGGATATTGTACGGGATTCCGTTGTGGAGAAGGAAGAGGCCAACCCGAAAAAATGCAAGTTATCGATCTAGTTGTCAATTTTCTCTATTACTctgtgtattaataaatatttacttttcaaCGAGGTTTTATAACAAGGAGTTCAAATGCCACTATCCGTATTCCCATATTTCCACTTGTTTCGCTTCCAGAGCGCAGCATTTTTATCGGATCATCGTCGTGTTCAATGATAAAATGGCTAAATCTCTGATAACACGCGCTTCTTAACGAGAACGATAATCATTGAGCGAAACGACGACAGCTTGTACGCAGTTTGCTTAGACTGAAACATAATTTtggtaatttataattttccgcAAATGTTATGTCGACCGTCAGAACAAGCCATTTGTTTCTTCACTTtcgttgcatttatatatcaaataagatTCCTAAcctgacaaaattttttatgtacttattttatgtatatatatatatatatatatatatatatatatatatatatatatatattttttctatttatttaattacgaaaATCGATAGTTGACAGTCgtgtttaacattaaatatatctttaaaaaatatttttttaaaatatatatatatatatatatattttaatatatgtataaaatgtttaaaaaatatatcttgttatatttttatatctcacaaaatataaaaatatagcaataaCATTTACACTTTTCCGAAATctgttaaaaacaattatcaattttttgttattatctccatttaaaatataaaatgcaattatataaattttacatatcttaTGCTTGTTGAAATTTACAGCTGACTATTgacatctttatatttttttaagcaagcAACATGTCTACCATGTTGTCAAACGAAGCTCAACTACGTTACATGATAGAATGGTTTCAAGAATGGTCTGAAATGCAGAGAAATGATTTCCTGCGAGTATTACTCGAAAATTGTGGCCCTCCAGGGCTTGTAAATGGACTAGTTGCTGGAATGGAGAAATTGGATTGTGAAGGATCTGATAGACCTCCGAGCTTATTTCAATGTCGTGTTAAACTCTTTAAAGAGTGGAGTAGCAATTGGTCGCAAAGTGAGAAGGATTCCTTGTTGGCAGCCATTaagaatatagataataagTTTGCTGAAAAGTATGAAGAAAGATTATCAGCATTGATGGaagataaacaataattaatcagCACTATcctttataatttagattccATCCACATATacagcttttttttaattaatagaagtttatagaaaatttattttcttttttatatttatatatttattttttaaagaagaaatgtacatgttatactattttatcatGGATATGTAAcacagaaatattaatataattaaattgtatacatggcatacaatgaaataagtagaagtgacataaataaaattacttcatattatatatatcagctCTATCAATTCAATTCTGAATTcttgtgaattttttatgtcaaaCTTTGATTTATgtcatttctaaaataaatttaattattgatatgaaatatttaaaattcaatactgaaaattatagacattttattgcaattaatatatttttaaaataaaaaaaaattgtttaatgtgAAATAAGTAAAgtaattgtacaaatatatttgataaattttattttttttaaatataagtagaCCGAAGAGCCATTAGAGAGAAGCTGAGcgttattaaagatatatagaaatatttatttaataattacacagaataaatttttgtgtcaaaaataattctgcaCACCTTTAACGCTCAGTTCTTAATAGCAGTTCTTCCTACttctttatttacttttcttattttagaaagtcagaaatatatatatatatatatatagctcaTTGTATACATTCCTTTatctttgcattttaaatatgctCTGTATTCAaacactattattatataatcaagttTCATCTATATTacctacttttttattttttccattcaGATTTTGTATCCAAAAGTAACATATGGAACtataaaataacacatttaaaatttcagattcaacatgtaattaattttttaagaacgtaacaaatattatgtacaaatcttatatgttaatgataatgattatattactataataatagtaatcatATAgtgttttaataacttttaataataataataaaatgtgtgtaaTTCAAGAAGATTCAAGagctctttaaatattatttataaaatatcttaatgatcatttatttttatttcaatcatgAAGTATATACAGTCAACAATCATGAAGTTATATACATTGTCTCATTCTCAATTcttcttcaaaatataaatttggaaGCTTATTTCTTTGGTTCTTGTTGTAGCCATTTAAggcatattgttttaattgcattttggCCAAGTCTATCTGATTCTTTcaagattctttttatatcttgtgTACTAGAGTATTTAACAGCAAGAAGATATGCAGCTTTTAATTGCTTGCTTTCAATGTAcgcatttatctaaaaaaagaaacatcattataatatatataaacaacatattgatattctcttttaacatattaataaatagatattgatGTAATTATGAAGTAA from Cataglyphis hispanica isolate Lineage 1 chromosome 3, ULB_Chis1_1.0, whole genome shotgun sequence encodes the following:
- the LOC126848308 gene encoding leucine-rich repeat-containing protein 40-like isoform X2, translated to MSGIKKKSNHLAVFKQRTKNDDNAELSKSIIIRARKTGQLNLSSKGLSTVPDKVWNINDLTEEELRNLHFELDYEHKEERWWEQEPLRVLDLSSNSLTVIDDKIRFLTELNNLNLHNNLLEELPSEIGSLHKLKVLNISDNKLENLPPQFYMLEELCELYIKNNHISILDSKIGNLIMLTCMDLSYNNLSKLPIGMGYLVRLITLNLSHNMIKELPPDITNMRCELRKAEKIMLQSNNLKKFPNISGCSALTVLHLDNNNIPEIDSQCLETAGYLKKLTLQNNKIEVIPEETIKLINLEVLDLSHNNISLVPFCIGILPNLKQFAIKGNNIKNIRADIIQCGTPRILTHIRQITDSTNINTRGLLQSSTNVSIYPDKYMMKNTKLLSLAGQNLLDLPEEVLENAIEASITTIDLSRNKLSELSDKMSIVTTVIDLKLTSNHLTHLPEWIGEKYKYLQVLDISKNYLKSLPLSISHLRYLQHVDLSFNRFTDIPEAIYDVVSLESLIANDNVIATIDVSSLEKLKKLAILNLANNNIAHVPPELGNLKNLRNISLSGNCFKYPRQAILMKDTEYILSYLRNLIPQ
- the LOC126848052 gene encoding uncharacterized protein LOC126848052 isoform X2 translates to MEIQQGQELCRTSRAIEHVFYSTKCFFLYEFEEDSILLKEILENIDDTEKFNNEELGALYGCESVTWSCLNDYGIKNAINMAKKAIEKNQDCALWHFILGKNLRRQRRSINISAEVSAEEKKHFEIAYAISKNDVFGIYYLQMRMETFYKYVRGRDHFIRKTNNEKQVLQIAKEIVKRRPTNYRVLLKLALMFLRANVSDETLLAKECLDAVKEIAPNNTTYLHYTAMLYEQCGDYKEAIKYFKKAAEGYNFVAELAYIQFGWETAELEPLPHLLRMLKKYEHVIKERQIALLLAVAVTYYSLHKDITNAAEYFLKALIIDPRNNKFKTYYKYLDFNTPSISSFLNDQFCPLLERKNSRETSQKIKNLLNVRDVTTDDVTNLSEEFGNLCANDKTGQSE
- the LOC126848052 gene encoding uncharacterized protein LOC126848052 isoform X1; its protein translation is MASYEEDEEISIKVKLLRLHCPFTYKGIQDSTIKHSILYINNKIVDHENDTIEDETSCPLELLIKSLFKCYKAVISADHDEAKKNITKAEDVLMEIQQGQELCRTSRAIEHVFYSTKCFFLYEFEEDSILLKEILENIDDTEKFNNEELGALYGCESVTWSCLNDYGIKNAINMAKKAIEKNQDCALWHFILGKNLRRQRRSINISAEVSAEEKKHFEIAYAISKNDVFGIYYLQMRMETFYKYVRGRDHFIRKTNNEKQVLQIAKEIVKRRPTNYRVLLKLALMFLRANVSDETLLAKECLDAVKEIAPNNTTYLHYTAMLYEQCGDYKEAIKYFKKAAEGYNFVAELAYIQFGWETAELEPLPHLLRMLKKYEHVIKERQIALLLAVAVTYYSLHKDITNAAEYFLKALIIDPRNNKFKTYYKYLDFNTPSISSFLNDQFCPLLERKNSRETSQKIKNLLNVRDVTTDDVTNLSEEFGNLCANDKTGQSE
- the LOC126848308 gene encoding leucine-rich repeat-containing protein 40-like isoform X3; the protein is MSGIKKKSNHLAVFKQRTKNDDNAELSKSIIIRARKTGQLNLSSKGLSTVPDKVWNINDLTEEELRNLHFELDYEHKEERWWEQEPLRVLDLSSNSLTVIDDKIRFLTELNNLNLHNNLLEELPSEIGSLHKLKVLNISDNKLENLPPQFYMLEELCELYIKNNHISILDSKIGNLIMLTCMDLSYNNLSKLPIGMGYLVRLITLNLSHNMIKELPPDITNMRSLKIFDVSFNQLEILPPLGELRKAEKIMLQSNNLKKFPNISGCSALTVLHLDNNNIPEIDSQCLETAGYLKKLTLQNNKIEVIPEETIKLINLEVLDLSHNNISLVPFCIGILPNLKQFAIKGNNIKNIRADIIQCGTPRILTHIRQITDSTNINTRGLLQSSTNVSIYPDKYMMKNTKLLSLAGQNLLDLPEEVLENAIEASITTIDLSRNKLSELSDKMSIVTTVIDLKLTSNHLTHLPEWIGEKYKYLQVLDINLLTYQKLFMMLYLWKV
- the LOC126848308 gene encoding leucine-rich repeat-containing protein 40-like isoform X1, which translates into the protein MSGIKKKSNHLAVFKQRTKNDDNAELSKSIIIRARKTGQLNLSSKGLSTVPDKVWNINDLTEEELRNLHFELDYEHKEERWWEQEPLRVLDLSSNSLTVIDDKIRFLTELNNLNLHNNLLEELPSEIGSLHKLKVLNISDNKLENLPPQFYMLEELCELYIKNNHISILDSKIGNLIMLTCMDLSYNNLSKLPIGMGYLVRLITLNLSHNMIKELPPDITNMRSLKIFDVSFNQLEILPPLGELRKAEKIMLQSNNLKKFPNISGCSALTVLHLDNNNIPEIDSQCLETAGYLKKLTLQNNKIEVIPEETIKLINLEVLDLSHNNISLVPFCIGILPNLKQFAIKGNNIKNIRADIIQCGTPRILTHIRQITDSTNINTRGLLQSSTNVSIYPDKYMMKNTKLLSLAGQNLLDLPEEVLENAIEASITTIDLSRNKLSELSDKMSIVTTVIDLKLTSNHLTHLPEWIGEKYKYLQVLDISKNYLKSLPLSISHLRYLQHVDLSFNRFTDIPEAIYDVVSLESLIANDNVIATIDVSSLEKLKKLAILNLANNNIAHVPPELGNLKNLRNISLSGNCFKYPRQAILMKDTEYILSYLRNLIPQ